In a single window of the Gossypium hirsutum isolate 1008001.06 chromosome D02, Gossypium_hirsutum_v2.1, whole genome shotgun sequence genome:
- the LOC107952474 gene encoding wall-associated receptor kinase 2, which produces MGSIRSLVLMQLMVLLNVILTVKASTPAVAKPGCRRRCGDVIIPYPFGTGGDCNITAGFFINCNTSFIPHKPFLRNGNIEVINVSTDGQLRILSNTSYDCYNTSYRNWFFYSFRLSKFLINNNKNKFTAIGCDTYAVVKQAGSYGQRYATGCLSLCNNITDVSNGSCSGIGCCQTSIPKDVRSYNISLRSYANHTNVLPENHCSYAFVAEVDSYTFSASDLRGFEFQSRQFPITLDWNIGNTSCNEANMDVNNFACKEYSKCVDSENNSGYLCKCLEGYEGNPYLPNGCQDINECESMSPCNGTARCTNLPGTYNCSCPVGYEGDGKKSGTGCSLPNKDQSKTSPLIVALGVAIGFLGLLLGIVLWCWMLRQRQISKLREANFQQNGGILLREQLSKRQGYREDVKVFTAEELEKATNNYNESRILGQGGLGTVYKGILADNQIVAIKKSIIGDPSQVEQFINEIMVLYKINHRNVVKLLGCCLETQVPLLVYEYITTRTLFHHLHNDDATSYLSWETRLRIATETAEALSYLHSAASIPIIHRDIKLANILLDDNYTTKVFDFGASRLIPSDQAQITTIVQGTFGYLDPEYMLSSLLTEKSDVYSFGVVLMELLTGQKVVCFKRPEENRVLPMYFTSLMKEDRLLDILDPQVLNDENVEQFMEVATLARRCVRVKGEERPTMKEVSHELAGLQAMAKHPWSKSNLVSEESEYLLGKFPSTYDDGVTSSSIGMGYDSINNKITFELEGAR; this is translated from the exons ATGGGTTCCATCAGATCACTAGTGCTTATGCAGCTGATGGTCTTGCTTAATGTTATATTGACAGTAAAAGCTTCAACACCAGCGGTAGCAAAACCTGGCTGCCGACGCCGCTGCGGAGATGTTATCATCCCATACCCGTTCGGTACCGGCGGCGATTGCAACATCACTGCAGGCTTTTTCATCAACTGTAACACCAGTTTCATACCCCACAAACCGTTCTTACGCAACGGTAACATCGAAGTCATCAACGTATCTACCGATGGTCAGTTGCGCATCCTTTCTAATACAAGCTATGATTGTTACAACACATCATACAGGAATTGGTTTTTTTACTCCTTCCGgctttctaaatttttaataaacaataaCAAGAACAAGTTTACTGCAATCGGGTGCGACACGTATGCTGTCGTGAAGCAAGCTGGTTCCTACGGACAACGTTACGCAACTGGTTGTTTGTCGTTGTGTAACAACATCACTGATGTTTCAAACGGGTCTTGCTCTGGGATTGGCTGCTGTCAGACAAGTATCCCAAAGGATGTGAGGAGCTACAACATAAGTCTCCGAAGCTACGCCAACC aTACCAATGTGTTGCCCGAAAACCACTGCAGCTATGCATTTGTTGCAGAGGTCGATAGTTATACCTTCTCTGCTTCAGATCTTCGTGGTTTTGAGTTTCAAAGCAGGCAGTTTCCAATCACTCTTGATTGGAACATCGGGAATACGAGTTGCAACGAAGCGAATATGGATGTAAACAATTTTGCATGCAAAGAGTATAGTAAATGCGTTGATTCAGAAAATAACTCTGGATATTTGTGCAAGTGTCTTGAGGGTTACGAGGGGAACCCTTACCTCCCTAATGGATGTCAAG ATATAAACGAGTGTGAAAGTATGAGCCCTTGCAATGGAACGGCAAGATGTACCAACTTACCTGGGACGTACAATTGTTCATGTCCGGTGGGTTATGAAGGCGATGGTAAGAAAAGTGGAACAGGTTGCAGTTTACCCAACAAGGATCAGTCCAAGACATCTCCTCTTATTGTTGCTCTAG GGGTTGCCATTGGGTTTCTTGGTCTTCTCTTGGGGATAGTATTGTGGTGTTGGATGCTGAGGCAAAGGCAAATTTCCAAATTAAGAGAAGCTAACTTTCAGCAAAATGGTGGCATTTTGTTGCGGGAACAACTTTCAAAACGACAAGGGTACCGTGAAGATGTTAAAGTATTTACAGCTGAGGAACTGGAGAAGGCAACAAACAATTACAATGAAAGCAGAATTTTAGGACAGGGAGGGCTAGGGACAGTGTACAAGGGAATATTGGCTGATAATCAAATAGTTGCCATCAAAAAGTCAATAATTGGAGATCCTAGCCAAGTTGAACAATTCATTAATGAAATAATGGTGCTCTACAAAATCAACCATAGGAATGTTGTCAAACTCCTAGGATGTTGTTTGGAGACACAAGTTCCGCTGTTAGTTTATGAATATATCACCACCAGAACCCTCTTTCACCATTTGCATAATGATGATGCTACCTCTTATCTTTCATGGGAGACCCGTTTGAGAATAGCCACTGAAACAGCAGAAGCCCTTTCTTATTTGCACTCTGCAGCTTCCATTCCAATCATTCACCGAGACATCAAGTTGGCGAACATACTGTTAGATGACAATTACACCACAAAAGTTTTTGATTTTGGGGCTTCCAGATTGATCCCATCAGACCAAGCACAAATAACTACAATTGTGCAAGGAACTTTCGGTTACTTGGATCCTGAATACATGCTTTCAAGCCTTCTTACTGAAAAAAGTGATGTCTACAGCTTCGGGGTTGTGCTTATGGAGTTGTTAACAGGACAAAAAGTGGTATGTTTCAAAAGACCGGAAGAAAATCGAGTTTTGCCAATGTACTTCACTTCTTTGATGAAAGAAGACCGTTTGCTCGACATTCTCGATCCTCAAGTGCTTAATGATGAAAATGTTGAGCAGTTTATGGAAGTAGCAACTTTAGCTAGGAGATGTGTGAGAGTGAAGGGAGAGGAAAGGCCAACAATGAAGGAAGTTTCCCATGAATTAGCAGGACTGCAAGCAATGGCTAAACATCCTTGGAGTAAAAGTAATTTAGTAAGCGAAgaatctgaatacttgcttggtaagtTTCCCAGCACTTATGATGATGGTGTAACAAGCAGCTCGATAGGGATGGGGTATGATAGCATAAATAACAAAATCACATTTGAACTTGAAGGTGCTCGCTAA